In the genome of Streptomyces collinus, one region contains:
- the pstA gene encoding phosphate ABC transporter permease PstA, which translates to MSTASITPKRPSTLRGGQLPKWAPWAIAAGSVALGLGISAAAGLHSSIQWALIAAILYVLGTYVIAARVENRRQAKDRVVTSLVWVAFLLAVVPLASLVWSTVQRGVKVLDVYFLTHSMGVVADSETGGGIYHAILGTLEQVGLATLIAAPVGVLTAIYLVEYGRGNLARAVTFFVDVMTGIPSIVAGLFILSLMLMFEMEPFGFAGSLALAILMMPVVVRSTEEMLKLVPNELREASLALGVPKWRTILKVVLPTSLGGITTGIMLSIARIAGETAPVLLLVFGSKFINANPFEGAQASLPLYIYQQYGSGEVTAYDRAWAASLTLIAFVMILNLVARGIARWKAPKTGR; encoded by the coding sequence ATGAGCACCGCAAGCATCACCCCGAAGCGCCCCAGCACCCTGCGCGGCGGACAGTTGCCCAAGTGGGCTCCGTGGGCCATCGCCGCCGGATCCGTCGCCCTCGGGCTCGGCATCAGCGCAGCCGCCGGCCTGCACAGCAGCATCCAGTGGGCCCTGATCGCCGCGATCCTCTACGTCCTCGGTACGTACGTGATCGCGGCCCGGGTCGAGAACCGCCGCCAGGCGAAGGACCGTGTGGTCACCTCGCTGGTGTGGGTCGCGTTCCTGCTCGCCGTTGTGCCGCTGGCCTCGCTGGTCTGGTCGACCGTCCAACGCGGCGTGAAGGTCCTCGACGTCTACTTCCTGACCCACTCGATGGGCGTGGTGGCCGACTCGGAGACGGGCGGCGGCATCTACCACGCCATTCTCGGCACGCTGGAACAGGTCGGCCTCGCCACGCTGATCGCCGCTCCGGTCGGCGTGCTCACCGCGATCTACCTGGTGGAGTACGGGCGCGGCAACCTCGCCCGGGCCGTCACCTTCTTCGTCGACGTCATGACCGGCATCCCGTCGATCGTCGCCGGCCTGTTCATCCTCAGCCTCATGCTGATGTTCGAGATGGAGCCCTTCGGCTTCGCCGGCTCGCTCGCCCTCGCGATCCTGATGATGCCGGTCGTCGTCCGCTCCACGGAGGAGATGCTCAAGCTCGTCCCGAACGAGCTGCGCGAAGCCTCTCTGGCGCTCGGCGTGCCCAAGTGGCGCACCATCCTGAAGGTGGTCCTGCCGACCTCGCTCGGCGGCATCACCACCGGCATCATGCTGTCGATCGCCCGTATCGCCGGTGAGACCGCGCCCGTGCTGCTGCTGGTGTTCGGCAGCAAGTTCATCAACGCCAACCCCTTCGAGGGTGCGCAGGCGTCGCTCCCGCTGTACATCTACCAGCAGTACGGGTCGGGCGAGGTCACGGCGTACGACCGGGCATGGGCGGCGTCCCTCACGCTGATCGCCTTCGTGATGATCCTGAACCTGGTGGCCCGCGGGATCGCCCGCTGGAAGGCCCCGAAGACCGGTCGCTAA
- the pstB gene encoding phosphate ABC transporter ATP-binding protein PstB, with protein sequence MAKRIDVSGLTAYYGSHKAIEDISMTVEPRSVTAFIGPSGCGKSTFLRTLNRMHEVTSGGRVEGKVLLDDEDLYGTGIDPVSVRREVGMVFQRPNPFPTMSIFDNVAAGLRLNGNYKKSELADIVERSLKGANLWNEVKDRLNKPGSGLSGGQQQRLCIARAIAVEPNVLLMDEPCSALDPISTLAIEDLIGELKERFTIVIVTHNMQQAARVSDRTAFFNLAAVGQPGKLIEIDDTERIFSNPSVQATEDYISGRFG encoded by the coding sequence ATGGCCAAGCGAATCGACGTAAGCGGACTCACCGCCTACTACGGCTCCCACAAGGCGATCGAGGACATCTCGATGACCGTCGAGCCGCGCTCGGTGACGGCGTTCATCGGCCCCTCCGGCTGCGGCAAGTCGACGTTCCTGCGCACGCTGAACCGCATGCACGAGGTCACCTCGGGCGGCCGGGTCGAGGGCAAGGTGCTCCTCGACGACGAGGACCTCTACGGCACGGGCATCGACCCGGTGTCGGTCCGCCGTGAGGTCGGCATGGTGTTCCAGCGCCCGAACCCGTTCCCGACGATGTCGATCTTCGACAACGTGGCGGCGGGGCTGCGCCTGAACGGCAACTACAAGAAGAGCGAGCTGGCGGACATCGTCGAGCGCTCCCTCAAGGGCGCGAACCTCTGGAACGAGGTCAAGGACCGCCTGAACAAGCCCGGCTCGGGCCTCTCCGGCGGCCAGCAGCAGCGTCTGTGCATCGCGCGGGCGATCGCGGTCGAGCCGAACGTCCTGCTCATGGACGAGCCCTGCTCGGCGCTCGACCCGATCTCCACGCTCGCGATCGAGGACCTGATCGGCGAGCTCAAGGAGCGCTTCACGATCGTCATCGTGACGCACAACATGCAGCAGGCGGCCCGCGTCTCCGACCGCACGGCGTTCTTCAACCTCGCGGCGGTCGGCCAGCCCGGCAAGCTCATAGAGATCGACGACACGGAGCGGATCTTCTCCAACCCGTCGGTTCAGGCCACGGAGGACTACATCTCCGGCCGCTTCGGCTGA
- a CDS encoding inorganic phosphate transporter, translating into MDTFALVVTIAVALFFTYTNGFHDSANAIATSVSTRALTPKAALAMAAVMNLAGAFMGSGVAKTVSEGLIQTPTGSKGMGILFAALVGAIVWNLITWYFGLPSSSSHALFGGMVGAALAGGTTVYWSGVLEKVVIPMFVSPVVGMLAGYLVMTAILWIFRKANPHKAKRGFRIAQTVSAAGMALGHGLQDAQKTMGIVVMALVIADVEDYGDPIPVWVKIACAVMLSLGTYAGGWRIMRTLGRKIIELDPPQGFAAETTGASIMFTTAFLFKAPISTTHVITSAIMGVGATKRVNAVRWGVAKNIILGWFITMPAAAIVAAASFGIVNLAFL; encoded by the coding sequence GGTCGTGACCATCGCGGTCGCGCTCTTCTTCACGTACACCAACGGTTTTCACGACTCGGCGAACGCGATCGCCACGTCCGTCTCGACGCGGGCGCTGACGCCGAAGGCCGCGCTGGCCATGGCGGCGGTGATGAACCTCGCCGGTGCCTTCATGGGCTCCGGGGTCGCCAAGACCGTCAGTGAGGGGCTGATCCAGACGCCGACCGGCTCGAAGGGGATGGGCATCCTCTTCGCCGCGCTGGTGGGCGCGATCGTCTGGAACCTCATCACCTGGTACTTCGGGCTGCCGTCCTCCTCCTCGCACGCGCTGTTCGGCGGCATGGTCGGGGCGGCGCTGGCCGGCGGGACGACGGTCTACTGGAGCGGGGTGCTGGAGAAGGTCGTCATCCCGATGTTCGTGTCTCCGGTGGTCGGCATGCTGGCGGGCTACCTCGTGATGACCGCGATCCTGTGGATATTCAGGAAGGCGAACCCGCATAAGGCCAAGCGCGGGTTCCGCATAGCGCAGACCGTCTCGGCGGCCGGCATGGCGCTGGGGCACGGTCTGCAGGACGCGCAGAAGACCATGGGCATCGTGGTGATGGCGCTCGTCATCGCCGATGTCGAGGACTACGGCGATCCGATTCCGGTGTGGGTCAAGATCGCCTGTGCGGTGATGCTGTCGCTGGGGACGTACGCCGGTGGCTGGCGGATCATGCGGACGCTGGGGCGGAAGATCATCGAGCTGGATCCGCCGCAGGGGTTTGCGGCGGAGACGACGGGGGCGTCGATCATGTTCACGACGGCGTTCCTGTTCAAGGCGCCGATCTCCACGACGCATGTCATCACGTCCGCGATCATGGGCGTCGGGGCCACCAAGCGCGTGAACGCCGTGCGCTGGGGCGTCGCCAAGAACATCATCCTGGGGTGGTTCATCACGATGCCGGCTGCGGCGATTGTGGCTGCGGCGTCCTTCGGGATCGTGAATCTGGCGTTTCTGTAG